The following proteins are co-located in the Hydrogenophaga sp. RAC07 genome:
- the plsX gene encoding phosphate acyltransferase PlsX, with the protein MITIAVDCMGGDVGPGVTMPACQAFLASHPQAQLLLVGKPDVFRAWPQLLNNVRCTVVPATEIVGMDDSVEIALRRKKDSSMRVSINQVKNGLAQAAVSAGNTGALMAIARYVLKTLDGIDRPAIATQMPNARGGATTVLDLGANVDCSAEHLLQFAVMGSALVAAATGRPEPSVGLLNVGEEVIKGSEVIKKAGVLLRNAANTGDLNFFGNVEGDDIFKGTTDIVVCDGFVGNVALKASEGLASMISGFLREEFSSSIFRKIAAIVAYPVLKSFKNRVDHRRYNGAALLGLQGLVFKSHGSADAFAFEQALGRAYDAAHNRLLDNVRERIAHAQQLMSPESLPSELKSIPTL; encoded by the coding sequence ATGATCACCATTGCCGTGGATTGCATGGGTGGAGATGTCGGTCCAGGCGTGACGATGCCCGCCTGCCAGGCCTTTCTTGCCAGCCACCCGCAAGCCCAGCTCTTGCTGGTGGGCAAACCCGATGTCTTTCGGGCCTGGCCTCAGTTGCTCAACAACGTGCGTTGTACGGTCGTGCCGGCGACCGAAATTGTCGGCATGGACGATTCGGTGGAAATTGCACTGCGCCGCAAAAAAGATTCGTCCATGCGCGTGTCCATCAACCAGGTCAAGAATGGTCTTGCGCAGGCAGCGGTTTCTGCCGGCAACACGGGTGCTTTGATGGCCATTGCCCGCTATGTGCTCAAAACCCTGGACGGCATCGACCGCCCAGCCATCGCCACGCAAATGCCCAACGCCCGCGGAGGCGCCACCACGGTCCTCGACCTGGGTGCCAACGTCGATTGCTCCGCCGAACACCTGTTGCAGTTTGCGGTGATGGGTTCTGCCTTGGTGGCCGCGGCCACCGGTCGCCCGGAGCCCAGCGTCGGCTTGCTGAACGTTGGCGAGGAAGTCATCAAAGGCAGTGAAGTGATCAAAAAGGCCGGCGTTTTGCTGCGAAATGCAGCCAACACCGGTGATCTCAACTTCTTTGGGAACGTGGAGGGGGACGACATCTTCAAGGGCACGACCGACATCGTGGTGTGCGATGGTTTTGTCGGCAACGTTGCTTTGAAGGCCAGCGAAGGCCTCGCCTCGATGATCAGTGGTTTTCTCCGGGAAGAATTTTCCAGCAGCATCTTCAGGAAAATTGCAGCCATCGTCGCTTATCCGGTTCTAAAGTCGTTCAAGAATCGCGTTGATCACCGTCGATACAACGGAGCAGCGTTGTTGGGCCTGCAGGGCCTGGTCTTCAAGAGCCACGGTTCGGCGGACGCATTCGCGTTCGAGCAGGCCTTGGGGCGGGCTTATGATGCGGCCCACAACCGGCTGCTGGACAACGTGCGTGAGCGCATTGCGCATGCGCAGCAGCTGATGTCGCCCGAGTCGCTGCCCAGCGAACTCAAGAGCATCCCGACACTCTGA
- the rpmF gene encoding 50S ribosomal protein L32, translating into MAVQQNKKSPSKRGMHRSHNALNVPGIAVEPTTGEIHLRHHISPNGFYRGRQVLKNKSEA; encoded by the coding sequence ATGGCTGTTCAGCAAAACAAAAAGTCCCCTTCCAAGCGCGGCATGCACCGTTCGCACAACGCCCTGAACGTGCCGGGCATTGCCGTGGAGCCCACCACCGGTGAAATCCACCTGCGCCACCACATCAGCCCCAACGGTTTCTACCGTGGCCGTCAGGTGCTGAAGAACAAATCCGAAGCCTGA
- a CDS encoding YceD family protein, which yields MKPTPKPSWNPERLDVRAFAQAGATLQSADPLTRFERLVAEAHSDDGQAALGSVTWQATGEMRAGASGGAPAVWLHLHADASIPLTCQRCMGPVDTPLLVDRWFRFVNDEATAAAEDDDCEEDLLALEPRPRLHDVLEDELLMELPLVPLHETCPVPVVMQASDPMVGPAEGEPERRNPFAELAKLKK from the coding sequence ATGAAACCCACACCGAAACCCAGCTGGAATCCCGAGAGGCTGGATGTGCGTGCCTTTGCCCAGGCCGGCGCCACTTTGCAATCCGCCGATCCCCTGACCCGATTTGAGCGGCTGGTGGCCGAGGCGCACAGTGACGATGGCCAAGCCGCCCTGGGCTCGGTCACCTGGCAGGCCACGGGCGAAATGCGCGCTGGAGCCTCCGGCGGTGCCCCCGCTGTCTGGCTGCATTTGCACGCCGACGCTTCGATCCCGTTGACGTGCCAGCGCTGCATGGGTCCGGTCGACACGCCGTTGCTGGTGGACCGCTGGTTCCGCTTTGTGAACGACGAGGCAACGGCGGCGGCCGAAGACGACGACTGCGAGGAAGATCTGCTGGCGCTGGAGCCCCGTCCCCGGCTTCACGACGTGCTGGAAGACGAGTTGCTGATGGAGTTGCCGCTGGTCCCCCTGCACGAAACCTGTCCGGTGCCGGTGGTGATGCAGGCATCCGATCCCATGGTGGGTCCTGCCGAGGGCGAGCCCGAGCGCAGGAACCCGTTTGCCGAGCTGGCAAAGCTCAAGAAGTAG
- a CDS encoding Maf family nucleotide pyrophosphatase, with the protein MTPDRPSAPSPTSRPLILGSTSRYRHELLSRLKLPFEAVAPNVDETPRSGENPADLAVRLALAKAREVAARHPQAVVIGSDQVADLRGEPLGKPGTHERAVVQLKRLRGETVVFQTALAVVCAATGFEQCDIASVRVVFRKLSDAEIERYLRAEQPYDCAGSAKSEGLGISLLERIDNDDPTALVGLPLIRTCRMIRAAGVHVP; encoded by the coding sequence ATGACGCCCGACCGCCCCAGCGCCCCCTCGCCCACTTCGCGCCCACTCATCCTGGGTTCCACCTCCCGCTACCGCCATGAACTGCTGTCGCGGCTGAAACTGCCGTTTGAAGCGGTGGCGCCCAATGTGGACGAAACCCCCAGGTCGGGGGAGAACCCGGCCGACCTGGCGGTGCGCCTGGCCCTGGCCAAGGCACGCGAGGTGGCGGCGCGCCATCCGCAGGCGGTGGTGATCGGCAGCGACCAGGTGGCGGACCTGCGCGGCGAGCCGCTGGGCAAACCGGGCACCCACGAGCGGGCGGTGGTGCAGCTCAAGCGGCTGCGTGGTGAGACGGTGGTGTTCCAGACCGCGCTGGCGGTGGTCTGCGCGGCCACCGGCTTTGAACAGTGCGACATCGCCTCGGTGCGCGTGGTGTTCCGCAAACTCAGCGACGCCGAGATAGAGCGCTATCTGCGCGCCGAGCAACCCTACGACTGCGCCGGCAGCGCCAAGAGCGAAGGCCTGGGCATTTCGCTGCTGGAGCGCATCGACAACGACGACCCGACTGCGCTGGTGGGTCTGCCGCTGATCCGCACCTGCAGGATGATCCGCGCCGCCGGCGTGCACGTGCCGTGA
- a CDS encoding SAM-dependent methyltransferase has protein sequence MVVDAAPADTWLPRETLAVASGLTHWITENAKSTRAFLKRVEATVGIAAPLQGQHITELPRAAHKKGDHTPQAEGDAHAREVLAPALQGHDVGLVSEAGMPAIADPGSAVVRAAHALSLKVVPLTGPVSLMLALAASGLNGQSFAFVGYVPQEATERGKRLRDLEALALKTGQTQILIETPYRNTALLQALLQTLHPHTRLAVCCAMSLPQQVSRSALVSEWKRTPGIVNELPLDTPAVFLFGR, from the coding sequence ATGGTGGTGGATGCCGCGCCCGCCGACACCTGGCTGCCCCGCGAAACGCTGGCGGTTGCCAGTGGCCTCACGCACTGGATCACCGAGAACGCCAAGAGCACGCGTGCGTTCCTCAAACGTGTGGAGGCGACCGTGGGCATCGCAGCCCCGTTGCAGGGTCAACACATCACCGAACTGCCCCGCGCCGCTCACAAAAAGGGCGACCACACACCGCAGGCCGAGGGCGATGCGCATGCACGCGAAGTGCTCGCGCCGGCCTTGCAGGGGCACGACGTGGGGCTGGTGAGCGAAGCCGGCATGCCGGCCATAGCCGACCCCGGCAGCGCGGTGGTGCGCGCGGCGCATGCCCTGAGCCTGAAGGTGGTTCCGCTCACAGGGCCGGTTTCGCTGATGCTCGCGCTCGCGGCGAGCGGTTTGAACGGTCAAAGCTTCGCATTCGTCGGTTATGTGCCGCAAGAGGCCACCGAGCGGGGCAAGCGACTGCGCGATCTGGAAGCCCTCGCGCTCAAAACCGGGCAAACCCAGATCCTGATCGAGACGCCCTACCGCAACACCGCGCTGCTGCAAGCCTTGTTGCAGACCTTGCATCCGCACACGCGTCTGGCGGTGTGCTGCGCCATGTCTCTGCCGCAGCAGGTGAGCCGCAGCGCGCTGGTGAGCGAATGGAAACGCACGCCAGGCATCGTCAACGAACTGCCGCTGGACACGCCAGCGGTGTTTCTGTTCGGTCGCTGA
- the galU gene encoding UTP--glucose-1-phosphate uridylyltransferase GalU, with product MKIRKAVFPVGGLGTRFLPATKAIPKEMLPVVDKPLIQYAVEEAYAAGIREMIFVTGRHKRAIEDHFDTAYELEMELEAAGKSALLELVNSIKPDDMDCVYVRQPRALGLGHAVLCAERLVGDEPFAVLLADDLMMGARQAEGGPTVLQQMVQAYESSPGTVLAVQDVPRADTRRYGVVDVHGVSAALAEVFAMVEKPAPDVAPSTLAVAGRYVLTPAVFESIRRQPRGAGGEIQLTDGIAALIGIEKVQAFRYDGTRYDCGSKEGFLEATIDLALANAELGASVRAHLKRVMG from the coding sequence ATGAAAATCCGCAAAGCTGTTTTCCCCGTGGGTGGCCTGGGCACCCGCTTTCTGCCCGCCACCAAAGCCATCCCCAAGGAAATGCTGCCGGTGGTCGACAAGCCGTTGATTCAATACGCGGTTGAGGAGGCTTATGCCGCCGGCATCCGCGAAATGATCTTCGTGACCGGACGCCACAAACGCGCCATCGAGGACCATTTCGACACCGCCTACGAACTGGAGATGGAACTCGAAGCCGCCGGCAAGTCGGCCCTGCTGGAGCTGGTGAATTCCATCAAGCCCGACGACATGGACTGCGTGTACGTGCGCCAGCCCCGCGCGCTCGGTCTGGGGCACGCGGTGCTGTGCGCCGAACGCCTGGTGGGCGACGAGCCCTTTGCCGTGCTGCTGGCGGACGATCTGATGATGGGTGCGCGCCAGGCCGAGGGCGGCCCCACCGTGTTGCAGCAGATGGTGCAAGCCTACGAATCGAGCCCGGGCACGGTGCTGGCCGTGCAGGACGTGCCGCGCGCCGACACCCGGCGTTATGGCGTGGTCGACGTGCACGGTGTGAGCGCCGCACTGGCCGAGGTGTTTGCCATGGTCGAGAAGCCCGCGCCCGACGTGGCGCCGTCCACCCTGGCGGTGGCGGGCCGATACGTGCTCACGCCGGCGGTGTTCGAGAGCATCCGCCGTCAGCCGCGCGGGGCGGGTGGCGAGATCCAGCTCACCGACGGCATCGCCGCCTTGATCGGCATCGAAAAGGTGCAGGCCTTCCGCTATGACGGCACGCGCTACGACTGCGGCAGCAAAGAGGGTTTTCTCGAAGCCACGATCGATCTGGCGCTGGCCAACGCCGAGCTGGGCGCCTCGGTGCGCGCCCACCTCAAACGCGTGATGGGCTGA